In one Sphingomonas sp. AP4-R1 genomic region, the following are encoded:
- a CDS encoding ROK family transcriptional regulator, with protein sequence MVRALALAKDQRRIVQELRKTGGLSRSLLATRLEISNAAVTKLSRELLALGVIEEVDGPEARQRGRPSIPIRIAPGGGYAIGATAHKGVLDIVLVDFAGGTIATHHENVPPIDPREFAKRVRRITHRLADRHQLLGQRMLGIGVAVPGPALSNKGDRWSIVDQLPGWRGADLPRIMGDELGWPLWIENDANAAALAEHYLGGLMDKVSTLAVILLGYGIGAGVIVDGRLMRGEYGVAGEIGCLFPIDQPRPSPLDLLSLLQAAGCRVSSVADIDPEAPAQVPTIEAWMDRAAHQLELVCNTVFAWLDPGAIVLAGPLPAKILRGLGERLGRAALVSTVNERRPPVRVSGLVGSPITLGAALLPIHSFAG encoded by the coding sequence ATGGTACGCGCGCTCGCGCTGGCGAAGGATCAGCGCCGCATCGTGCAGGAGCTGCGCAAGACGGGCGGCCTTTCCCGATCGCTGCTCGCCACGCGGCTGGAGATCAGCAATGCGGCGGTGACGAAGCTGTCGCGCGAGCTGCTCGCGCTCGGCGTGATCGAGGAAGTGGACGGCCCCGAAGCCAGGCAGCGCGGGCGGCCGTCCATCCCGATCCGGATCGCGCCCGGCGGCGGCTATGCGATCGGCGCCACCGCGCACAAGGGCGTGCTGGATATCGTGCTGGTGGATTTCGCCGGGGGCACGATCGCCACGCATCACGAAAACGTGCCGCCGATCGATCCGCGCGAATTCGCGAAACGGGTACGCCGGATCACGCACCGGCTGGCCGATCGCCACCAATTGCTGGGCCAGCGCATGCTGGGGATCGGCGTCGCGGTGCCCGGTCCGGCCCTGTCCAACAAGGGGGATCGCTGGAGCATCGTCGATCAGTTGCCGGGCTGGCGGGGCGCGGACCTGCCCCGGATCATGGGCGACGAGCTGGGCTGGCCGCTCTGGATCGAGAATGACGCCAATGCGGCGGCGCTGGCCGAACATTATCTCGGCGGGCTGATGGACAAGGTCTCGACGCTGGCGGTGATCCTGCTGGGCTATGGCATCGGCGCGGGCGTGATCGTGGACGGGCGGCTGATGCGCGGCGAATATGGCGTGGCGGGCGAAATCGGCTGTCTGTTCCCGATCGACCAGCCCCGGCCGAGCCCGCTGGATCTGCTGTCGCTGCTGCAGGCGGCGGGCTGCCGGGTTTCCTCGGTCGCGGATATCGATCCCGAGGCGCCGGCGCAGGTGCCGACGATCGAGGCCTGGATGGACCGCGCCGCCCACCAGCTGGAACTGGTCTGCAACACCGTCTTCGCCTGGCTCGATCCCGGCGCGATCGTGCTGGCCGGGCCGCTGCCGGCGAAGATCCTGCGCGGGCTGGGCGAACGGCTCGGCCGCGCGGCGCTCGTCTCGACGGTGAACGAGCGGCGGCCGCCCGTCCGCGTGTCGGGGCTGGTGGGATCGCCGATCACGCTGGGCGCGGCCTTGCTGCCGATCCACAGCTTCGCGGGCTGA